In Tripterygium wilfordii isolate XIE 37 chromosome 23, ASM1340144v1, whole genome shotgun sequence, one genomic interval encodes:
- the LOC119993849 gene encoding serine carboxypeptidase II-2 isoform X1 — MANTRCPFVLQLLTLSLINLYLGNSVVSVTSSISGHPSEPKEELDRVLDLPGQTFNATFAHYSGYVTVNEESGRALFYWFFEAIEDPDSKPLVLWLNGGPGCSSIAYGEAEEVGPFHIRPDGKTLYLNPYSWNQVSNILFLDSPVGVGFSYSNTSSDLLNNGDRRTAADSLIFLLRWLERFPQYKGRDFYITGESYAGHYVPQLSQAIVRYNLAAKEKTINLKGYMVGNALFDDYHDHLGVFQFMWAAGMISDQTYKLLNLICDFDSFIHTKDSCNKIQDVASEEVGDIDPYSIFTPTCTANVSQSNQLRKRMHMVGSVKEKYDPCTEAHSVAYFNLPEVQKALHVIPEFAPSKWVTCSELVNNHWKDSPRTVLDIYHELIHSGLRIWVISGDTDSVLPVTSTRYSIDALKLPTVGPWHAWYDDGQVGGWTQEYAGLTFVSVRGAGHEVPLHRPKQALTILKSFLSGSSMSTSKQVSDI; from the exons ATGGCGAATACCAGATGTCCTTTTGTTCTCCAACTACTGACACTCTCTCTCATCAACCTCTATCTGGGTAACAGTGTTGTTTCTGTTACATCTTCAATCAGTGGGCACCCATCTGAACCGAAGGAGGAACTGGACAGGGTTCTTGACCTCCCGGGACAGACTTTTAATGCCACCTTTGCACACTACTCTGGCTATGTCACTGTTAATGAGGAATCTGGGAGGGCCCTCTTTTACTGGTTCTTTGAGGCCATTGAAGATCCAGATTCAAAACCGCTTGTTCTCTGGCTCAATGGAG ggccTGGATGTTCATCAATTGCTTACGGTGAGGCGGAAGAAGTAGGGCCATTTCATATTAGACCAGACGGAAAGACCCTTTACTTGAATCCTTACTCTTGGAACCAGG TTTCCAACATTCTGTTTCTTGATTCGCCTGTGGGAGTTGGTTTTTCATATTCTAATACCTCTTCTGACCTGTTGAACAATGGCGATAGAAGGACTG CGGCAGACTCATTAATATTTTTACTAAGGTGGTTGGAGCGTTTCCCCCAGTATAAAGGAAGGGACTTCTACATTACTGGAGAGAGCTATGCAG GACATTACGTCCCTCAGCTTAGCCAAGCCATCGTCCGATATAACCTAGCTGCTAAAGAAAAGACAATCAATCTAAAAGGATATATG GTTGGAAATGCTCTATTTGATGACTACCATGATCACTTAGGTGTTTTCCAGTTTATGTGGGCAGCTGGCATGATTTCCGACCAAACATACAAGCTACTAAATCTCATTTGTGATTTTGACTCATTTATTCACACCAAAGATTCTTGCAATAAGATTCAGGATGTTGCTAGCGAAGAAGTTGGAGATATTGACCCATATAGCATTTTCACTCCTACCTGTACTGCTAATGTTAGCCAGTCGAATCAGTTGCGCAAAAGAATGCAT ATGGTTGGCAGTGTCAAAGAGAAGTATGATCCTTGCACGGAGGCGCATTCAGTTGCATACTTCAATCTACCAGAGGTTCAAAAGGCACTTCATGTTATTCCGGAGTTTGCTCCATCTAAATGGGTTACCTGCAG TGAATTGGTAAATAATCACTGGAAGGATTCTCCAAGGACTGTGCTGGATATTTACCATGAACTTATACATTCAGGACTTCGCATATGGGTTATCAG TGGTGATACAGATTCCGTTCTCCCAGTTACATCCACACGGTATAGTATAGAcgctctcaagcttccaaccgTAGGACCTTGGCATGCCTGGTACGATGATGGACAG GTTGGAGGGTGGACTCAAGAGTATGCTGGACTTACCTTTGTGTCAGTGAGGGGAGCAGGACATGAAGTTCCACTGCATAGACCCAAACAAGCTTTGACAATCTTGAAATCCTTTCTGTCAGGATCCTCCATGTCAACGTCGAAACAAGTCAGCGATATTTGA
- the LOC119993849 gene encoding serine carboxypeptidase II-2 isoform X2, translating into MANTRCPFVLQLLTLSLINLYLGNSVVSVTSSISGHPSEPKEELDRVLDLPGQTFNATFAHYSGYVTVNEESGRALFYWFFEAIEDPDSKPLVLWLNGGPGCSSIAYGEAEEVGPFHIRPDGKTLYLNPYSWNQVSNILFLDSPVGVGFSYSNTSSDLLNNGDRRTAADSLIFLLRWLERFPQYKGRDFYITGESYAGHYVPQLSQAIVRYNLAAKEKTINLKGYMVGNALFDDYHDHLGVFQFMWAAGMISDQTYKLLNLICDFDSFIHTKDSCNKIQDVASEEVGDIDPYSIFTPTCTANVSQSNQLRKRMHMVGSVKEKYDPCTEAHSVAYFNLPEVQKALHVIPEFAPSKWVTCSGDTDSVLPVTSTRYSIDALKLPTVGPWHAWYDDGQVGGWTQEYAGLTFVSVRGAGHEVPLHRPKQALTILKSFLSGSSMSTSKQVSDI; encoded by the exons ATGGCGAATACCAGATGTCCTTTTGTTCTCCAACTACTGACACTCTCTCTCATCAACCTCTATCTGGGTAACAGTGTTGTTTCTGTTACATCTTCAATCAGTGGGCACCCATCTGAACCGAAGGAGGAACTGGACAGGGTTCTTGACCTCCCGGGACAGACTTTTAATGCCACCTTTGCACACTACTCTGGCTATGTCACTGTTAATGAGGAATCTGGGAGGGCCCTCTTTTACTGGTTCTTTGAGGCCATTGAAGATCCAGATTCAAAACCGCTTGTTCTCTGGCTCAATGGAG ggccTGGATGTTCATCAATTGCTTACGGTGAGGCGGAAGAAGTAGGGCCATTTCATATTAGACCAGACGGAAAGACCCTTTACTTGAATCCTTACTCTTGGAACCAGG TTTCCAACATTCTGTTTCTTGATTCGCCTGTGGGAGTTGGTTTTTCATATTCTAATACCTCTTCTGACCTGTTGAACAATGGCGATAGAAGGACTG CGGCAGACTCATTAATATTTTTACTAAGGTGGTTGGAGCGTTTCCCCCAGTATAAAGGAAGGGACTTCTACATTACTGGAGAGAGCTATGCAG GACATTACGTCCCTCAGCTTAGCCAAGCCATCGTCCGATATAACCTAGCTGCTAAAGAAAAGACAATCAATCTAAAAGGATATATG GTTGGAAATGCTCTATTTGATGACTACCATGATCACTTAGGTGTTTTCCAGTTTATGTGGGCAGCTGGCATGATTTCCGACCAAACATACAAGCTACTAAATCTCATTTGTGATTTTGACTCATTTATTCACACCAAAGATTCTTGCAATAAGATTCAGGATGTTGCTAGCGAAGAAGTTGGAGATATTGACCCATATAGCATTTTCACTCCTACCTGTACTGCTAATGTTAGCCAGTCGAATCAGTTGCGCAAAAGAATGCAT ATGGTTGGCAGTGTCAAAGAGAAGTATGATCCTTGCACGGAGGCGCATTCAGTTGCATACTTCAATCTACCAGAGGTTCAAAAGGCACTTCATGTTATTCCGGAGTTTGCTCCATCTAAATGGGTTACCTGCAG TGGTGATACAGATTCCGTTCTCCCAGTTACATCCACACGGTATAGTATAGAcgctctcaagcttccaaccgTAGGACCTTGGCATGCCTGGTACGATGATGGACAG GTTGGAGGGTGGACTCAAGAGTATGCTGGACTTACCTTTGTGTCAGTGAGGGGAGCAGGACATGAAGTTCCACTGCATAGACCCAAACAAGCTTTGACAATCTTGAAATCCTTTCTGTCAGGATCCTCCATGTCAACGTCGAAACAAGTCAGCGATATTTGA
- the LOC119993342 gene encoding autophagy-related protein 11-like codes for MSSSITQDKGKLLVHIAENGHSFEFDCYETTPVDAVMRSIESVAGINVGDQLVLCLDMRLESQRALSAYGLPADDKEVFIFNKVRLQSNAPLPPLEQVDIPEIVDPSSPASPHNSHPLDDGALPSYLTQFTYHYHKGHAIYSCTKLKYEHCERFLGEQEVQERAVEVAKGSLEHYYRIINQNYLEFMKRYGQQYRIHSDFMSNFGRDIEKLRSMKLHRALQTATRRTLADFVKEDNLRKSVENCTSSHRQFEKKVLDFKHAFVEVKHKVEELFSCRPSLAIRNLELTLKDHQQLINEQKSILQSLSKDVSTVKNLVDECFSCESLASLRPHDAVSGLGPMNHGHEKDHLPKMQDCDRSISKLLEFCKDRKNEMNVFVQNYMQKVTYATYIIKDIKLQFPVFREAMVRQDDLFTDLKLVRGIGFAYRACLAEVARRKASMKFYMGLAGQLAERLAGKREDEIRKREEFLKAHSLYIPNDILGSMGLYDTPSQCDVNIAPFDTHLLDIDISDLDRYAPEHLLALPAKFEKRALRSSYSMSNDSSPSAEAEDITFEKDDSEELLEGSEFVEIAGTSKMEVENAKLKAELASEKALICSLLLKFEYESLDDSQVNSLLKDAAEKTAVALHQKDEYEKHLQSMLKDEKMQCLAYEKRIQELEQKFSDRYSQGHKLVDSKDVSEFAVLAENTGNKPKLLSITEAPIPYVSTSEHMDEVSCISNSLEAKLGLSGQSGKDRDVGDENTMDLSGMLNPLMDSSMMEPHREELQVCDKDGKDKMMGQSGMSLAHSSTAESMPQPSNALPCDQQADSAMDSKVHGDLVMELQNALSDTSNQLSDTETKLKAALEEVSMLTRELETSRKLLDESQMNCAHLENCLHEAREEAQTHLCAADRRASEYSSLRASAVKLRGLFERLRGCVFTPCVVAGFADSLHSFAQSLANFVNENEDDVTAEFQKCIRVLADKVTFLSRNREELLEKYPNLEAANEQLRKELEDKKELVKTLYTKHQLEKQANKEKISFGHLEVHEIAAFVLNAADHYEAINRNCSNYYLSGESVALFADHLPSRPRYIVGQIVHIECQTVKPPPPSSKQEHRRTDQVENIFSESGTERLTLNSGSTFNPYGLPVGFQYFVVTVAMLPDTAIHSMSS; via the exons ATGAGCTCAAGTATCACTCAGGATAAAGGCAAGCTTCTGGTCCACATAGCCGAGAATGGCCActcatttgaatttgattgcTATGAAACAACCCCAGTTGATGCTGTTATGCGGTCCATTGAATCTGTCGCAGGGATCAACGTTGGTGACCAGCTTGTTCTGTGCTTGGACATGAGACTTGAGTCACAGCGAGCGCTTTCGGCATATGGACTGCCGGCCGATGATAAAGAAGTGTTTATATTCAACAAAGTAAGGCTACAAAGCAATGCACCTCTTCCTCCACTGGAGCAAGTTGATATTCCTGAAATAGTAGATCCTTCATCACCAGCCTCCCCACATAACTCTCATCCTTTGGATGATGGTGCATTGCCTTCTTATCTTACACAATTTACGTACCATTACCATAAGGGGCATGCAATTTACAGTTGTACCAAATTGAAGTATGAGCACTGCGAAAGATTTTTGGGGGAGCAAGAGGTGCAAGAGAGAGCAGTGGAAGTTGCAAAGGGTAGTTTGGAGCATTACTATAGGATAATTAATCAGAATTATTTGGAGTTCATGAAGCGTTATGGGCAGCAATATAGGATTCATTCTGACTTTATGTCAAATTTTGGGAGAGATATAGAAAAATTGAGGTCTATGAAGCTTCACCGTGCTTTACAGACTGCAACACGTAGGACCTTAGCAGATTTTGTGAAGGAAGACAACTTGAGGAAGTCGGTTGAGAATTGTACCAGCTCCCACAGGCAGTTTGAGAAGAAGGTATTAGACTTCAAGCATGCATTTGTTGAAGTGAAACACAAGGTTGAGGAATTGTTCTCTTGCAGGCCTTCCTTGGCAATTAGGAATTTAGAACTGACGCTTAAGGATCATCAGCAATTAATTAATGAACAGAAGAGTATATTGCAGTCTTTAAG CAAAGATGTCAGTACTGTCAAGAACCTTGTTGATGAGTGTTTTTCCTGCGAATCACTGGCCTCACTTCGTCCTCATGATGCAGTTTCAGGTCTGGGTCCTATGAATCATGGCCATGAGAAGGATCACCTACCAAAGATGCAAGATTGTGACCGTTCAATTTCCAAGCTCCTTGAATTTTGCAAGGAtagaaaaaatgaaatgaacGTCTTTGTACAAAATTATATGCAAAAGGTAACGTATGCTACTTACATCATTAAAGATATCAAGCTGCAATTTCCAGTTTTCAGAGAGGCAATGGTGCGTCAAGATGATCTATTTACAGACCTAAAGTTGGTCCGAGGAATTGGTTTTGCATATAGGGCCTGTCTTGCAGAAGTAGCGAGAAGAAAAGCTTCCATGAAGTTTTATATGGGCTTGGCTGGACAGTTGGCTGAAAGGCTTGCTGGAAAGAGAGAGGATGAGATCAGGAAAAGGGAAGAGTTTCTTAAAGCACATAGCTTATACATACCCAATGATATATTAGGATCCATGGGGTTGTATGATACTCCAAGTCAGTGTGATGTCAATATTGCTCCTTTTGATACTCATTTACTTGATATTGACATTTCTGACCTCGACCGCTATGCTCCTGAGCATTTGTTAGCTCTGCCTGCTAAATTTGAGAAGCGTGCCTTAAGAAGTTCATACTCCATGTCTAATGACAGTTCTCCATCAGCTGAGGCTGAAGATATTACTTTTGAGAAGGATGACTCTGAAGAGCTTCTGGAGGGCTCTGAGTTTGTAGAAATAGCGGGAACAAGCAAGATGGAAGTTGAGAATGCAAAACTCAAAGCTGAACTTGCTTCTGAAAAAGCCCTAATTTGTTCCTTACTTCTTAAATTTGAATATGAATCACTCGATGATAGCCAAGTGAATTCCCTATTGAAGGATGCCGCAGAGAAGACTGCTGTGGCGTTGCATCAGAAGGATGAGTATGAGAAACACTTGCAGTCCATGCTCAAGGATGAGAAAATGCAGTGTTTGGCTTATGAGAAGCGCATTCAGGAACTGGAGCAGAAATTTTCTGACCGTTATTCGCAGGGACATAAACTTGTGGACAGTAAAGATGTCTCTGAATTTGCTGTTTTGGCTGAGAATACTGGCAACAAGCCTAAACTTTTGAGTATTACAGAAGCCCCAATACCATATGTATCTACTTCTGAGCACATGGATGAGGTTTCTTGTATATCAAATTCTTTGGAAGCAAAGCTTGGGCTTTCTGGGCAATCAGGCAAGGATCGTGATGTGGGTGATGAAAATACGATGGATTTATCTGGCATGCTGAATCCCCTGATGGATTCATCAATGATGGAGCCGCATCGTGAAGAACTGCAAGTCTGTGATAAAGATGGGAAAGATAAGATGATGGGACAGTCAGGCATGTCACTGGCTCACAGTTCTACAGCTGAGAGCATGCCTCAACCTTCAAATGCCTTACCTTGTGATCAACAAGCTGATTCAGCAATGGATTCTAAAGTCCATGGTGATCTTGTAATGGAGTTGCAAAATGCACTGTCAGACACGTCAAATCAACTGAGTGACACTGAAACAAAACTTAAAGCTGCGTTGGAGGAGGTTTCAATGCTCACAAGGGAGTTGGAAACGAGTCGGAAGCTACTTGACGAATCACAG ATGAATTGTGCTCACCTAGAGAATTGTTTGCATGAAGCAAGAGAGGAAGCTCAAACCCATCTTTGTGCAGCTGATAGGAGGGCATCAGAGTATAGTTCATTACGTGCATCTGCAGTTAAACTACGTGGCCTTTTTGAAAGACTTAGGGGTTGTGTTTTTACCCCCTGTGTAGTTGCTGGTTTTGCTGATTCGTTGCATTCCTTTGCACAATCTTTAGCGAA CTTTGTtaatgaaaatgaagatgatgttACTGCTGAGTTCCAGAAATGTATTCGGGTTCTTGCAGACAAAGTTACATTCTTGTCCAGGAATCGGGAAGAACTGCTTGAGAAGTATCCAAACCTTGAAGCGGCAAACGAACAGCTTCGCAAGGAGTTGGAAGATAAGAAGGAGCTAGTTAAAACTTTGTACACTAAGCATCAACTTGAGAAGCAG GCAAACAAGGAAAAGATATCTTTTGGTCACTTGGAAGTCCATGAAATCGCTGCATTCGTTCTTAATGCTGCTGACCATTATGAGGCAATCAACCGCAACTGCTCAAATTACTACCTGTCTGGAGAGTCTGTGGCTTTGTTTGCAGACCATCTCCCAAGTCGACCCAGATATATTGTTGGACAAATTGTACATATTGAATGCCAAACTGTGAAGCCACCACCTCCTTCAAGTAAGCAAGAGCATCGTAGGACAGATCAAGTTGAAAACATATTCTCCGAGTCAGGGACTGAGCGGTTGACCTTAAATTCGGGATCAACTTTTAACCCATACGGTCTTCCTGTCGGCTTTCAATACTTCGTAGTGACAGTAGCCATGCTACCTGATACTGCCATTCATTCAATGTCTTCCTGA
- the LOC119992404 gene encoding muscle M-line assembly protein unc-89-like, translating to MPKDHLRFYSRRPNKSKAKVDLFCCLKAKVDDNTSARDTDTKCYECIQAPKTASNVSFSNENQAELSRMSLENATVTEKPKEPNSSTPQDGCISAVGNSQTESSRGSPTDLHKSRNMVKIKPAPWQVRSIQAETIVGQPVKESAMHNNPSSRGVRTPIQLNKVAQPVKEIEMHINPPSGGVQKSIRQNKVAPPVKESEMLINPPSDKVQKSIKQNKFTQAVKESDMHANPPSKRVRKSIKQNKAAQPVKENEMHINPPSNGVQKSKEKNKVAEPVKESEIHINPPFDGVRKSIEQSKVALPVKESEIPNNPPSNEVPKSIQQNKASQPIKSSGANKTVRKVNPQKGWRVKEGNEAAKSSQKPRSKPEAQRQETTGSAKCSPKPSSKPEAQRHHIKWHGFDESIGWSCFLCENDLAHSPTEEDEYETDKFPDVAVLSCGHAFHDVCLQLSISELQCSDPPCIICASLVF from the exons atgccaaaagaccattTGCGGTTTTATTCTCGCAGgccaaacaaaagtaaagcGAAGGTAGATCTTTTTTGTTGCCTTAAAGCAAAGGTAGATGATAACACAAGTGCAAGGGATACAGACACAAAGTGCTATGAATGCATTCAAGCACCCAAGACTGCTTCAAATGTTAGTTTTTCAAATGAGAATCAAGCAGAGTTGTCAAGGATGAGTTTGGAAAATGCAACTGTCACAGAGAAACCTAAGGAACCAAATTCATCGACACCACAAGATGGTTGCATAAGTGCAGTTGGGAACTCTCAAACTGAATCATCAAGAGGTTCACCAACAGATTTGCACAAGTCAAGGAACATGGTGAAAATTAAACCAG CTCCTTGGCAAGTGAGATCAATTCAAGCGGAAACAATTGTTGGACAGCCAGTTAAGGAGAGTGCGATGCATAATAATCCAAGTTCCAGGGGAGTTCGGACGCCTATCCAACTGAATAAAGTTGCACAGCCAGTTAAAGAGATTGAAATGCATATAAATCCTCCTTCCGGCGGAGTTCAAAAGTCTATCAGACAGAATAAAGTTGCACCGCCAGTTAAGGAAAGTGAAATGCTTATAAATCCACCTTCCGATAAAGTTCAGAAGTCTATCAAACAGAATAAATTTACACAGGCAGTTAAGGAGAGTGACATGCATGCAAATCCACCATCCAAACGAGTTCGGAAGTCTATCAAACAAAATAAAGCTGCACAGCCCGTTAAGGAGAATGAAATGCATATAAATCCACCTTCCAATGGAGTTCAGAAAtctaaagaaaagaataaagttGCAGAGCCAGTTAAGGAGAgtgaaattcatataaatcCACCTTTCGATGGAGTTCGGAAGTCTATTGAACAGAGTAAAGTTGCACTGCCAGTTAAGGAGAGTGAAATTCCTAATAATCCACCTTCCAATGAAGTTCCGAAGTCTATCCAACAGAATAAAGCTTCACAACCCATCAAGTCGAGTGGAGCTAACAAAACTGTCAGAAAGGTGAATCCCCAGAAAGGTTGGCGGGTAAAGGAAGGGAATGAAGCTGCCAAAAGTTCACAGAAACCACGCTCAAAACCAGAAGCTCAAAGACAGGAAACGACGGGATCTGCCAAATGTTCACCTAAGCCAAGCTCAAAACCTGAAGCTCAAAGACATCATATCAAGTGGCATG GTTTTGATGAATCAATTGGATGGAGCTGTTTCCTTTGCGAGAATGATCTTGCACATTCACCAACTGAAGAGGATGAATATGAAACAGATAAGTTTCCAGATGTTGCTGTACTTTCATGTGGTCATGCTTTCCACGATGTGTGCTTGCAGCTTTCCATATCCGAGCTGCAATGCAGTGATCCTCCTTGCATTATTTGTGCCAGTTTAGTTTTTTAA